The Thermoleophilum album genome contains a region encoding:
- a CDS encoding YjbQ family protein has product MKAHTVYRTFHTRERRELVRITEDVQRAVDEAGIEEGIAVVCAMHITAAVWINDDEPGLHEDVLEWLDKLAPPSWRPPANEVARQLLPDPGDYRHHAGGEDNGDAHLKNLLVHHQVIVPVTSGRLDLGPWQQIFYCEFDGQRPKRMVIKVLGT; this is encoded by the coding sequence ATGAAGGCGCACACCGTCTACCGCACCTTCCACACCCGCGAACGTCGTGAGCTCGTGCGCATCACCGAGGACGTCCAGCGGGCCGTCGACGAGGCGGGTATCGAGGAAGGGATCGCCGTGGTCTGCGCGATGCACATTACGGCCGCGGTCTGGATCAACGACGACGAGCCGGGGCTGCACGAGGACGTGCTGGAGTGGCTCGACAAGCTGGCACCGCCGAGCTGGCGACCGCCCGCCAACGAAGTGGCGCGCCAGCTCCTACCGGACCCGGGCGACTACCGCCACCATGCCGGCGGCGAGGACAACGGCGACGCCCACCTGAAGAACCTGCTCGTCCACCATCAGGTGATCGTGCCGGTCACGTCGGGCCGTCTCGATCTCGGTCCCTGGCAGCAGATCTTCTACTGCGAGTTCGACGGTCAGCGCCCGAAGCGAATGGTCATCAAGGTCTTGGGGACCTAG
- a CDS encoding flavin monoamine oxidase family protein: MGGEKEALAAGQSRASQAVRVDVVVVGAGLAGLACARSLEARGLSVLVVEARDRVGGRVLGAEIDRGKYVELGAQWVGPTQDRVLALASELGIDTFPTYTAGENLLEHDGSVRRYRGTIPKLSPLVLADVQQALWRIDRLAQRVPPEAPWTAPDARRLDGQTAASWVRRNVATPTARRLLALAVEAVWACEPEDLSLLHLLFYVRSAGGMNRLLDTEGGAQERRFVGGSQRLPYALAAALATQPLLASPVRRIEWREAGVTVHAERVTAHASRCVVAVPPPLAARIEYDPPLPALRDQLTQRTPLGTVIKCMAVYDEPFWREEGLSGEATSTSGPVGVTFDNSPPDGAPGVLLGFLEGRAARALVGRPQSERREAVIACFARLFGPRARDPLAYLEHSWADDPWSRGCYGCHFTPGTWTDFGPALRAPIGPLHWAGAEYATRWNGYMDGAIRSGEEAAHAVAAELGGDRS; this comes from the coding sequence ATGGGGGGCGAGAAGGAGGCTCTAGCGGCAGGCCAAAGCCGCGCTTCGCAAGCGGTCCGCGTGGACGTCGTGGTGGTGGGCGCCGGGCTTGCGGGCCTCGCCTGCGCGCGCTCCCTCGAAGCGCGCGGGCTGTCGGTCCTGGTGGTCGAGGCGCGCGACCGCGTCGGTGGCCGCGTGCTCGGCGCCGAGATCGATCGCGGCAAGTACGTCGAGCTCGGTGCGCAGTGGGTGGGGCCAACGCAAGATCGGGTTCTAGCGCTGGCCTCGGAGCTCGGGATCGACACCTTCCCGACGTACACGGCGGGCGAGAACCTGCTCGAACACGACGGGTCGGTCCGGCGCTACCGGGGCACGATCCCCAAGCTGAGCCCGCTCGTCCTCGCCGACGTCCAGCAAGCGCTCTGGCGGATCGACCGACTGGCGCAGCGCGTGCCGCCGGAAGCCCCGTGGACGGCGCCCGACGCGCGCCGCCTCGACGGTCAGACGGCGGCGAGCTGGGTTCGCCGCAACGTCGCCACGCCGACCGCGCGGCGCTTGCTGGCGCTGGCCGTCGAGGCGGTGTGGGCGTGCGAGCCAGAGGACCTCTCGCTCCTGCACCTCCTGTTCTACGTGCGCTCGGCGGGCGGGATGAACCGCCTGCTCGACACCGAAGGGGGCGCGCAGGAACGACGATTCGTCGGCGGCTCGCAGCGTTTGCCGTACGCGCTGGCCGCGGCGCTCGCCACACAGCCGCTGCTGGCGAGCCCGGTGCGGCGGATCGAGTGGCGCGAGGCAGGGGTCACGGTGCACGCCGAACGCGTTACCGCGCACGCGAGCCGCTGCGTCGTGGCCGTGCCACCGCCGCTCGCCGCACGCATCGAATACGACCCGCCGCTACCGGCTTTGCGCGACCAACTCACGCAGCGCACGCCGCTCGGCACGGTCATCAAGTGCATGGCGGTGTACGACGAGCCGTTCTGGCGTGAGGAGGGCTTGTCGGGCGAAGCGACGAGCACCAGCGGTCCGGTGGGCGTGACCTTCGACAACTCCCCGCCCGACGGCGCGCCGGGCGTTCTGCTCGGTTTCCTCGAGGGCCGGGCAGCGCGAGCGCTCGTCGGGCGACCGCAGAGCGAGCGTCGCGAAGCGGTCATCGCTTGTTTCGCGCGCCTGTTCGGACCGCGGGCGCGCGACCCGCTTGCCTATCTCGAGCACAGCTGGGCCGACGACCCGTGGTCGCGGGGCTGCTACGGCTGCCACTTCACTCCCGGCACCTGGACCGACTTCGGGCCAGCCTTGCGGGCCCCCATCGGTCCCCTGCACTGGGCCGGCGCGGAGTACGCGACGCGCTGGAACGGCTACATGGACGGCGCCATCAGGTCGGGCGAGGAGGCAGCGCACGCGGTCGCCGCCGAGCTCGGCGGGGACCGCTCGTAG
- a CDS encoding cation diffusion facilitator family transporter, translating to MRDVQRHDSAHSPGHRQWPAHGHHAHRRDHADHGQHIHLHDLSRVGDRRRLALVLGLLLGFMVAEVVAAVVAGSLALLSDAAHILTDFSALALALIAARLAAKPPQGGYTFGLRRAEIISAQLNGLTLVGLALVILYEAVRRVIEPPPIDGPIVVATAFAGVLVSLACVRLLTGVGRRSLNVEGAFQHVLTDLYAFVATAISGLLVWFADFTRADGLAAALVAALMLRSGWRLVRESAHVLLEGAPRDVAPAAVVETLAAHPDVIDVHDVHVWEVTSGFPALSAHVLVRAGADCHAIRRELARRVRERFGIEHSTLQVDHVAEPGRGLSIELAQGQSVPRTPEGGAPDP from the coding sequence GTGCGCGACGTTCAGCGGCACGATTCCGCGCACTCGCCGGGGCACCGTCAGTGGCCCGCGCACGGCCACCACGCGCACCGCCGCGACCACGCCGACCACGGCCAACACATCCATCTCCACGACCTCTCACGCGTCGGCGATCGTCGCCGCCTGGCCCTGGTTCTGGGCTTGCTGCTCGGCTTCATGGTCGCGGAGGTCGTGGCGGCAGTGGTCGCTGGTTCGCTGGCGCTGCTCTCAGATGCTGCGCACATACTCACCGACTTCAGCGCGCTGGCGCTGGCGCTGATCGCGGCGCGCCTCGCCGCGAAACCCCCACAGGGCGGCTACACCTTCGGCCTGCGACGAGCCGAGATCATCTCGGCCCAGCTCAACGGCCTGACGTTGGTGGGGTTAGCCCTGGTGATCCTCTACGAGGCGGTTCGAAGGGTGATCGAGCCGCCCCCGATCGATGGGCCGATCGTGGTCGCAACAGCGTTCGCCGGGGTGCTCGTGAGCCTCGCGTGCGTGCGGCTTTTGACCGGCGTGGGTAGGCGCAGCCTCAACGTCGAGGGTGCCTTCCAGCACGTCCTGACCGACCTCTATGCCTTCGTCGCGACGGCGATCTCGGGGCTGCTCGTCTGGTTCGCGGACTTCACCCGCGCCGACGGCCTAGCGGCAGCGTTGGTAGCGGCCTTGATGTTGCGATCCGGGTGGCGTCTGGTGCGGGAGTCGGCGCACGTGCTGCTCGAGGGTGCGCCCCGCGATGTGGCCCCGGCAGCGGTCGTCGAGACGCTCGCCGCTCACCCCGACGTGATCGATGTACACGACGTCCACGTGTGGGAGGTGACTTCCGGGTTCCCGGCGCTGTCTGCGCACGTGCTGGTGCGGGCCGGGGCCGACTGCCACGCGATCAGACGCGAGCTGGCACGGCGCGTACGCGAGCGCTTCGGGATCGAACATTCGACGCTCCAGGTCGATCACGTAGCGGAGCCCGGGCGGGGCCTCTCGATCGAGCTGGCGCAGGGTCAGAGCGTGCCCCGCACCCCGGAGGGGGGAGCCCCTGACCCGTGA
- the ligD gene encoding non-homologous end-joining DNA ligase, whose translation MSVAPRAHDAAAGEPVALDVDGRQVTVSRPRKLLFPAAGLSKLDLARHYQRVGPLMLPHVRERPVSMERYPDGVASEGFFHKDVPPHFPSWIARVRVPRRSDGETVYAVIDSVATLVYLADQACVTPHVWTSRRPDLERPDRLIFDLDPPPGAPPAVARRAARLVGDALRCVGLVPYFLATGKRGFHVVAPIHPTHKFEAVRALARELAARLARRHHDELTDAQRKAARGGRVYVDVARNGFAQTAVPPYAVRATPKASVAVPIGWNELARSSTRPDRFHLRNVWRRLGVVGDLWRAIDSDARELDDVRRRLVALEPSGVSGARRAKRRGARSGSPEPDPSGRPR comes from the coding sequence GTGAGCGTTGCGCCGCGAGCTCACGACGCCGCGGCCGGCGAGCCGGTGGCGCTCGACGTCGACGGCCGGCAAGTAACCGTCTCACGCCCGCGCAAACTGCTTTTCCCGGCGGCCGGTCTCAGCAAGCTCGACCTGGCGCGTCACTATCAGCGCGTGGGGCCACTGATGCTCCCCCACGTGCGCGAGCGACCGGTAAGCATGGAGCGCTATCCGGACGGCGTTGCTAGCGAGGGCTTCTTCCACAAGGACGTTCCCCCGCACTTTCCGTCTTGGATCGCCCGCGTGCGGGTGCCGCGGCGATCCGATGGAGAGACCGTGTACGCGGTCATCGACTCGGTCGCAACGCTCGTCTATCTGGCGGACCAGGCTTGCGTGACGCCCCACGTTTGGACCTCGCGGCGACCGGACCTGGAGCGCCCCGATCGCCTGATCTTCGACCTCGATCCGCCCCCCGGCGCGCCACCCGCGGTGGCACGTCGGGCGGCGCGCCTGGTGGGCGATGCGCTGCGCTGCGTCGGCCTCGTCCCGTACTTCCTGGCAACCGGGAAGCGGGGATTTCACGTGGTCGCACCGATCCACCCGACCCACAAGTTCGAGGCGGTGCGCGCGTTGGCCCGGGAGCTAGCCGCGCGCCTCGCCCGACGGCACCATGACGAATTGACCGATGCGCAACGCAAGGCGGCCCGGGGCGGTCGCGTCTACGTCGACGTCGCGCGTAACGGCTTCGCCCAGACGGCCGTGCCACCGTACGCCGTGCGCGCCACGCCGAAAGCGAGCGTCGCCGTGCCGATCGGCTGGAACGAGCTCGCGCGTTCGAGCACCCGGCCCGACCGCTTCCACCTGCGCAACGTCTGGCGACGGCTCGGTGTGGTCGGTGACCTGTGGCGAGCGATCGACAGCGACGCCCGCGAGCTCGACGACGTCCGACGCCGGCTGGTGGCGCTGGAACCGTCGGGCGTTAGCGGCGCCCGGCGCGCGAAGCGGCGAGGAGCTCGGTCGGGAAGTCCGGAACCGGACCCGAGCGGGCGACCGCGATGA
- a CDS encoding phosphoribosyltransferase family protein, protein MSKGKFADRFEAGRRLAVLLDGLDGDVVVLALRRDALPVAFEVARALDARLDGVPGEARAWRGEPPALDLRGREVLLVDDGGADPEQLIAAVERVREMGARRVIAGFPAAPRELQEAAGRVVDEIHVAEPGLPSYVDDLPTPPEQAAELLERALELYAIGPRVEARAHGVHDT, encoded by the coding sequence ATGAGCAAGGGCAAGTTCGCCGACCGCTTCGAGGCGGGGCGCCGCCTCGCAGTCCTGCTCGACGGGCTCGACGGGGATGTGGTCGTGCTGGCGCTACGGCGCGACGCCCTGCCGGTCGCTTTCGAGGTCGCCCGAGCGCTCGACGCGCGCCTCGACGGGGTTCCCGGGGAAGCCCGCGCGTGGCGCGGCGAGCCACCTGCGCTGGACCTGAGGGGTCGGGAGGTGCTGCTGGTTGACGATGGCGGTGCCGATCCCGAGCAGCTGATCGCAGCGGTCGAACGCGTGCGCGAAATGGGAGCGCGCCGCGTCATCGCCGGTTTCCCGGCGGCGCCGCGTGAGCTGCAGGAAGCCGCCGGGCGGGTCGTCGACGAAATTCACGTGGCGGAGCCGGGTCTACCGAGCTACGTCGACGACCTACCGACACCGCCCGAACAAGCGGCGGAGCTGCTCGAGCGAGCGCTCGAGCTGTACGCCATCGGACCGCGCGTCGAGGCGCGTGCACACGGCGTACACGACACCTAA
- a CDS encoding RtcB family protein, whose translation MATATVSLHRIDATTWEIPASARPDMRVPARIIADGELLAEIRGDESLVQLQNVATLPGVVDAVIAMPDIHQGYGFPVGGVAAMDVEEGVVSPGGVGYDINCGVRLLALPLDADELGAERKERLMDELFARVPVGTGRGGGVPLRPGELEAVLREGPRVLVDKGIGRDDDVEHCESRGRIEGADPAAVSQRARERGHDQLGTVGSGNHFVELQRVERVVGEQAAATLGLREGQLTVLIHSGSRGLGHQVCTDYVRKMDAMLARYGIRLPDRQLSCAPIRSPEGRAYLAAMAAAANFAWANRHAIAARVREAIARVLGREVAAATQTVYDVAHNVAKFEAYAERRVLVHRKGATRAFPAGSPEIPERYRSCGQPVFIPGSMGTASWVLVGAPGSVERTFGTTCHGAGRRLSRTRARKQIHGRELERQLAARGIAVRAASARGLAEEAPFAYKEVDKVVEVVERAGIARRVVRLVPVGVIKG comes from the coding sequence ATGGCGACGGCCACAGTCAGCCTGCACCGGATCGACGCGACCACGTGGGAGATCCCCGCATCGGCGCGCCCCGACATGCGCGTGCCGGCCCGGATCATCGCCGACGGCGAGCTTCTGGCCGAGATCCGCGGTGATGAATCGCTGGTGCAACTGCAGAACGTCGCGACGTTGCCCGGCGTTGTGGATGCGGTGATCGCGATGCCCGACATCCACCAGGGCTACGGCTTCCCGGTCGGAGGAGTCGCCGCGATGGATGTCGAGGAGGGGGTCGTCTCGCCGGGCGGCGTCGGCTACGACATCAACTGCGGTGTCCGTCTGCTCGCGCTGCCGCTCGACGCCGACGAGCTCGGCGCCGAGCGGAAGGAGCGGCTGATGGACGAACTGTTCGCGCGGGTACCGGTTGGTACCGGCCGCGGCGGCGGCGTCCCCCTGCGCCCGGGCGAGCTCGAGGCGGTGTTGCGCGAGGGACCGCGGGTGCTGGTCGACAAGGGCATCGGTCGCGATGACGATGTCGAGCACTGCGAGTCGCGCGGGCGGATCGAGGGTGCCGACCCTGCGGCGGTCTCGCAGCGCGCGCGCGAACGCGGGCACGATCAGCTCGGGACGGTCGGGTCAGGCAACCACTTCGTGGAGCTGCAGCGGGTCGAGCGAGTGGTGGGCGAGCAAGCGGCCGCCACGCTCGGCCTGCGGGAGGGGCAGTTGACGGTCTTGATCCACTCCGGCTCGCGAGGGTTGGGCCACCAGGTCTGCACCGACTACGTCCGCAAGATGGACGCCATGCTTGCGCGTTACGGCATTCGCCTGCCCGACCGGCAGCTGTCGTGCGCGCCGATCAGGTCCCCCGAGGGCCGCGCCTACCTGGCGGCGATGGCCGCTGCCGCGAACTTCGCCTGGGCGAACCGGCATGCGATCGCAGCGCGCGTGCGCGAGGCCATCGCCCGTGTACTGGGTCGCGAGGTCGCGGCTGCTACGCAGACCGTGTACGACGTCGCCCACAACGTCGCCAAGTTCGAGGCGTATGCGGAGCGTCGCGTGCTCGTTCACCGTAAGGGCGCGACGCGCGCCTTCCCGGCGGGCTCGCCGGAGATCCCCGAGCGCTACCGAAGCTGCGGCCAGCCGGTCTTCATCCCCGGCAGTATGGGCACCGCCAGTTGGGTGCTGGTAGGAGCGCCGGGATCGGTCGAGCGGACCTTCGGCACCACCTGTCACGGCGCGGGCCGCCGACTCAGCCGAACACGCGCGCGCAAGCAGATCCATGGGCGCGAGCTGGAGCGTCAATTAGCGGCCCGGGGCATCGCCGTTCGCGCAGCCTCGGCGCGTGGACTCGCCGAAGAGGCGCCGTTTGCGTACAAGGAGGTGGATAAGGTCGTAGAGGTGGTCGAACGAGCGGGCATTGCCCGACGCGTCGTTCGACTCGTGCCGGTCGGGGTCATCAAGGGCTGA
- a CDS encoding archease: MSDDPSLLSDDPSSAPPARHWFAEHTGELELEIEAPTLEAVFAQALRALAELLEGPGEERAGAPVLREVVIESSDRAALLADWLSELVYLADRDGFVPDAIEHIDVAERTLKATVRGHIGQPSSLVKAATYHRLELAPAGDRWRARVVLDV; this comes from the coding sequence GTGAGCGACGACCCGAGCCTCCTTAGCGACGACCCGAGCAGCGCTCCGCCGGCACGGCACTGGTTCGCCGAGCACACCGGTGAGCTCGAGCTCGAGATCGAAGCGCCGACTTTGGAGGCCGTTTTCGCGCAGGCGCTGCGGGCGCTCGCCGAGCTGCTCGAGGGGCCCGGCGAAGAACGCGCGGGAGCGCCGGTGTTGCGCGAGGTCGTGATCGAGTCGAGCGATCGCGCGGCGCTTTTGGCTGACTGGCTCTCGGAGCTCGTCTACCTGGCCGATCGCGACGGCTTCGTGCCGGACGCGATCGAGCACATCGATGTCGCTGAGCGGACGCTCAAGGCCACCGTTCGTGGCCACATCGGGCAGCCGTCGAGTCTCGTCAAGGCTGCCACCTACCACCGTCTCGAGCTTGCGCCAGCGGGCGATAGATGGCGGGCGCGGGTGGTGCTAGACGTCTAG
- a CDS encoding phosphoribosyltransferase — protein MSAASFAEAPFRDRVEAGIALGEELRRRRGRSANDLVLGLPRGGVVVAAEVARALRAPLGVLVVRKLGVPGHEELAFGAVASGGLRVLDPRVIEAAGLDAATIEAITRRELAEIARRERLYGATTRPQLRGRNVILVDDGLATGSTMRAAVRAVRTGEPERVIVAVPVAPPDTVAALAQEADEVVALLTPEPFYAVGAWYSDFEQVSDHQVRELLARFQGPASDDPNP, from the coding sequence GTGTCGGCTGCTTCGTTCGCGGAAGCCCCTTTTCGCGACCGCGTTGAGGCCGGAATCGCGCTTGGCGAGGAGCTTCGCCGCCGGCGGGGTCGCAGCGCTAACGACCTCGTGCTTGGCTTGCCGCGCGGCGGGGTCGTCGTCGCCGCCGAAGTCGCGCGTGCGCTCCGTGCCCCGCTCGGCGTGTTGGTCGTCCGCAAGCTCGGCGTCCCTGGGCACGAGGAGCTCGCCTTTGGAGCGGTGGCAAGCGGTGGTTTACGCGTCCTCGACCCGCGGGTGATCGAAGCAGCCGGCCTCGATGCCGCGACGATTGAGGCGATCACCAGGCGCGAGCTGGCGGAGATCGCACGCCGCGAACGTCTGTATGGGGCCACCACGCGCCCGCAACTACGCGGCCGCAACGTGATCCTCGTTGATGACGGGCTCGCGACCGGCTCCACGATGCGTGCCGCGGTGCGTGCCGTGCGCACCGGCGAGCCCGAGCGCGTGATCGTGGCCGTACCGGTCGCGCCACCCGATACGGTCGCGGCGCTCGCCCAGGAAGCCGACGAGGTGGTGGCGCTGCTGACACCGGAGCCGTTCTACGCGGTCGGCGCTTGGTACAGCGACTTCGAGCAAGTCAGCGACCATCAGGTGCGAGAACTGCTCGCACGCTTTCAAGGCCCCGCGAGCGACGACCCGAACCCGTGA
- a CDS encoding DUF72 domain-containing protein yields the protein MRGRSPTPDLRIGCSGWNYSHWRGVLYEAGLPAERWLERYAREFDTVEVNATFYRLPRPETVARWAQRTPPGFVFAVKVSRYVTHLRRLAPEHDSITRFHDLLTPLRASGRLGPWLWQLPPRFERDDERLAATLRSLPPGRHAFEFRHESWFCEDVYELLQRHQAALVVAHRHPDASSPRRLTAPFAYLRFHYGGGGGGAYTTSELEDAAAWLQEVLRSGRDVYAYFNNDLAGHAVRDARRLRALLAEHTVKRPFRPADQ from the coding sequence ATGCGGGGGCGAAGCCCAACGCCTGATCTCAGGATCGGCTGTTCTGGCTGGAACTACAGTCATTGGCGAGGCGTCCTCTACGAGGCTGGTCTACCCGCCGAACGCTGGCTGGAGCGCTACGCGCGGGAGTTCGACACGGTCGAGGTAAACGCCACCTTCTACCGCTTACCGCGGCCGGAAACGGTGGCGCGGTGGGCGCAGCGCACGCCCCCCGGCTTCGTGTTCGCCGTCAAGGTGAGTCGCTACGTGACGCACCTACGCCGCCTAGCCCCCGAACACGACTCGATTACGCGCTTTCACGATCTCCTCACCCCCCTGCGGGCGAGCGGACGGCTAGGTCCTTGGCTGTGGCAACTGCCGCCGCGTTTCGAGCGCGACGACGAGCGACTCGCCGCCACTCTCCGCTCACTTCCGCCGGGTCGGCACGCCTTCGAGTTCCGCCACGAGAGCTGGTTCTGCGAGGACGTCTACGAGCTTTTGCAGCGGCACCAGGCCGCGCTGGTCGTGGCTCACCGCCATCCCGACGCCAGCTCGCCCCGGCGCTTGACCGCTCCCTTCGCCTACCTGCGCTTTCACTACGGGGGCGGCGGCGGGGGTGCCTACACGACAAGCGAGCTCGAGGACGCCGCGGCCTGGCTCCAAGAGGTCCTGAGATCCGGTCGCGACGTCTACGCGTACTTCAACAATGACCTAGCAGGTCACGCCGTGCGCGACGCAAGGCGGCTGCGGGCGCTGCTAGCCGAGCACACGGTTAAACGTCCTTTCCGCCCCGCCGACCAATAG
- a CDS encoding sigma-70 family RNA polymerase sigma factor, which produces MNRTIEREEYEIRDETFTLDRDPVGYEDDFELDADRGEVEPFAPALEEELELAPLEAQLDRPEEVDEELLGESFEERAAGDVEDEEEAEESALERVLRQAQAETPDTTDTLQLFFAEARKYPLLTAEEEVELAKRIERGDLAAKERMINSNLRLVISVARRYQGQGLPLPDLIQEGMLGLIRAVEKFDWRKGFKFSTYGTLWIRQAIGRGLANSSRTVRLPVHIGAQARKIVDAERKLSARLGRSPRLDEIADEVGLPLEEVEEILRADRAPTSLDQGVGEDGDTSLGDLIARDEEGPDEQVASQLSHELLRRKVEELPEPERKVVTLRFGIGRDQPGSIAETGRRLGLSERKVRELERRALQRLADDEALAELRDAA; this is translated from the coding sequence GTGAATCGAACCATCGAACGAGAGGAGTACGAAATCCGCGACGAGACGTTCACGCTCGACCGCGACCCGGTCGGGTACGAGGATGACTTCGAGCTCGACGCCGATCGGGGCGAGGTCGAGCCGTTTGCGCCTGCGCTGGAAGAGGAGCTTGAGCTGGCGCCGCTCGAGGCGCAGCTGGACCGCCCGGAGGAGGTCGACGAGGAGCTGCTCGGCGAGTCCTTCGAGGAGCGGGCCGCGGGCGACGTAGAGGACGAGGAGGAGGCTGAGGAGTCGGCGCTCGAACGGGTGCTGCGTCAGGCCCAGGCCGAGACTCCCGACACCACCGACACGCTGCAGCTGTTCTTCGCTGAGGCCCGCAAGTACCCGTTGCTGACGGCCGAGGAGGAGGTCGAGCTCGCCAAGCGCATCGAGCGCGGCGACCTGGCCGCCAAGGAGCGCATGATCAACTCGAACCTGCGCTTGGTGATCTCGGTCGCGCGGCGCTACCAAGGGCAGGGTCTGCCGCTGCCCGATCTCATCCAGGAAGGGATGCTCGGGCTGATTCGCGCAGTCGAGAAGTTCGACTGGCGCAAGGGCTTCAAGTTCTCCACCTACGGCACGCTTTGGATCCGTCAGGCGATCGGTCGCGGCCTCGCCAACTCGAGCCGCACCGTGCGCCTGCCCGTCCACATCGGCGCGCAGGCGCGCAAGATCGTCGACGCCGAGCGCAAGCTATCGGCGCGGCTGGGGCGCTCGCCGCGACTTGATGAGATCGCCGATGAGGTCGGCTTGCCGCTGGAGGAGGTCGAGGAGATTCTCCGTGCCGACCGGGCACCGACCAGCCTCGACCAGGGCGTGGGCGAGGACGGCGACACCTCGCTCGGCGATCTGATCGCTCGCGACGAGGAGGGCCCCGACGAGCAGGTCGCGTCGCAGCTCTCGCACGAGCTCTTGCGCCGCAAGGTCGAGGAGCTGCCAGAACCGGAGCGCAAGGTCGTGACGCTGCGCTTCGGCATTGGCCGCGATCAGCCCGGCTCAATCGCCGAGACGGGGCGGCGCCTGGGGCTCTCGGAGCGCAAGGTGCGGGAGCTCGAGCGGCGGGCGCTGCAGCGCCTGGCCGACGACGAAGCGCTCGCCGAGCTGCGCGACGCCGCTTGA
- a CDS encoding thioesterase family protein, which produces MSARPAERAPGVSSPHRTASAERERGEPLGAAFYLPLGDGRFRATEWTRGPWSPAAQHGGPPAALLGRCLREQAGAGFQLVRLTLEILRPLPVAELAVRVSTLRPGRRVALLEGSIEVEGQPVVSARAWFVREATVAVPAYALEASREVWRELGEEVAWDGRAEPPGAQPTQLPAQWSPSYLEAVEWRLVHGDFAEPGRASVWTRLRIPLLPDSPATPLERVLAAADSGSGVSSALPFDEWTFVNTDLSVHLARKPRGEWFLLHAVTHLGTSGAGLADTLLADADGPLGRCEQALFVEPRG; this is translated from the coding sequence TTGAGCGCCAGGCCCGCGGAGCGCGCGCCCGGCGTGTCGTCGCCTCACCGAACGGCAAGCGCAGAGCGCGAGCGCGGAGAGCCGCTCGGCGCGGCCTTCTACCTGCCGCTGGGCGACGGACGGTTCCGCGCGACCGAGTGGACGCGTGGCCCGTGGTCGCCGGCCGCCCAGCATGGTGGGCCGCCAGCGGCGTTGCTCGGTCGCTGTCTCAGGGAGCAGGCGGGCGCGGGTTTCCAGCTCGTGCGCCTGACGCTCGAGATTCTGCGGCCGCTGCCGGTCGCGGAGCTGGCAGTGCGGGTGTCGACGCTGCGACCCGGCCGCCGCGTGGCGCTGCTCGAGGGATCGATCGAGGTGGAGGGGCAGCCGGTCGTGTCGGCGCGCGCCTGGTTCGTCCGCGAGGCCACCGTCGCGGTGCCCGCTTACGCGCTCGAGGCGTCGCGCGAGGTGTGGCGAGAACTCGGCGAGGAGGTCGCCTGGGACGGTCGCGCCGAGCCGCCCGGGGCGCAGCCGACGCAGCTGCCCGCGCAATGGTCGCCGAGTTATCTGGAGGCCGTTGAGTGGCGGCTTGTGCACGGCGATTTCGCAGAGCCCGGACGAGCTTCGGTGTGGACGCGGTTGCGGATACCGCTCCTCCCGGACTCGCCAGCTACACCGCTGGAACGCGTGCTCGCCGCCGCTGACTCGGGCAGCGGCGTCTCGTCGGCGTTGCCTTTTGACGAGTGGACGTTCGTGAACACCGACCTCTCTGTCCACCTGGCCCGCAAGCCGCGCGGCGAATGGTTTTTGCTGCACGCCGTGACCCATCTCGGCACGAGCGGAGCGGGACTCGCCGACACGTTGCTGGCCGACGCTGACGGTCCGCTCGGTCGCTGCGAGCAGGCGCTGTTCGTCGAACCGCGGGGCTGA